The Petrocella atlantisensis genome has a window encoding:
- a CDS encoding fructose bisphosphate aldolase → MNIVQFERMKKDDGFIAALDQSGGSTPKALESYGIPKEAYSNEEEMFQLVHEMRSRIMKSPAFTKDRILAAILFEKTMNMKVGDKYSADYLWEEKGIVPILKVDQGLADLENGVQLMKPMPNLDTLLIQAEERHIFGTKMRSVIKEANETGIKTLVKQQFDIGKIIWDAGLVPIIEPEIDIHMHDKEKAEEMLKQELLHHLTQLDPEYQVMLKLTIPDVDDFYLEVINHPSALRVVALSGGYSRNEANEKLSRNHKLIASFSRALSEGLNARQSDDAFNTMMDQSIQSIYEASIT, encoded by the coding sequence ATGAATATAGTACAATTTGAACGTATGAAAAAAGACGATGGTTTTATTGCAGCTCTTGATCAAAGTGGCGGGAGCACACCGAAGGCCCTTGAATCCTATGGAATTCCTAAAGAAGCCTATTCAAATGAAGAAGAAATGTTTCAATTGGTACATGAAATGCGATCTAGGATTATGAAAAGTCCAGCCTTTACAAAAGATAGAATACTTGCTGCAATTCTTTTTGAAAAGACAATGAATATGAAAGTAGGAGATAAATATTCTGCTGATTACTTATGGGAAGAGAAAGGCATTGTACCTATTTTAAAAGTGGATCAAGGGTTGGCTGATTTGGAAAACGGCGTGCAGTTAATGAAACCAATGCCAAATCTTGATACATTACTTATACAGGCAGAAGAACGGCATATTTTTGGTACTAAAATGCGCTCAGTAATAAAAGAAGCCAATGAAACCGGAATAAAAACATTAGTTAAGCAACAATTTGATATTGGTAAGATTATTTGGGATGCAGGACTTGTGCCAATTATTGAACCTGAGATAGATATTCATATGCATGACAAAGAAAAAGCGGAAGAAATGCTTAAACAAGAATTACTGCATCACCTAACTCAGCTCGACCCAGAATATCAGGTTATGCTAAAACTTACGATACCTGATGTTGATGATTTTTATTTAGAAGTCATTAACCATCCTAGTGCTCTTAGAGTGGTTGCTTTATCAGGAGGATACTCAAGAAATGAGGCCAATGAAAAACTGAGTCGCAATCATAAGTTGATTGCAAGCTTTTCAAGAGCGTTGTCTGAAGGATTAAATGCGAGGCAAAGTGATGATGCATTTAATACGATGATGGATCAATCCATCCAGTCTATTTATGAGGCATCCATTACATAA
- a CDS encoding cell division protein FtsA codes for MSKNNNKLNDNYVFGLDIGTRSVVGVVGYRTGIDFKVMAYAMVEHDTRAMIDGQIHDIGKATETIVQVKKNLEKQLGVTLHKACIAAAGRVLKTALIHVDQDMDPTIIIDDQHINTLELLGMEKAHQQVNTNLDEEEMGYHCVGYTVSKYYLNDYEITSLKDHKSKKISADVLATFLPQEVVESLYSVVKNADMEVYSLTLEPIAAIHVAIPEEYRLLNIALVDIGAGTSDIAITKDGGIIAYGMIPMAGDELTEAIVHHYLVDFNTAEKIKIKASTKSKTVSFKDVIGMKHTVDTHEINQILEDVSQQLAKKIADRIIELNNGKSTNAVFVVGGGGQVKHFTNVLSQSMGLSPERVAIRGKEVLDSVDFGETKIKKGPELITPIGICLTGLENNKHDFIQVYLNDEPIKIYDNNRLTIMDVVAYKGIEPKKFIAKKGRTLEFEVNQNQRRIPGEPGIPAKILLNNEEVSLTSKIKMHDYITVIEAKSGKDATLSTYQLVKTLDLKVYFEEKVYPLVPEIYVNEIGMTMNHDIKNNDVIRLKLPTLVSFLRKHDLDDFQYDYYINGQPSDEKSSLADLDHISKRERKSQKNKGDESKEGETSGKCIYVSVNETPIKLEGKSTYIFVDIFEVYPFDLSKPQGNVVCKINNATASYMGEIHDGDHLEVYWEQIS; via the coding sequence ATGAGTAAAAACAACAATAAGCTAAATGATAATTATGTTTTTGGATTAGATATTGGAACCAGATCTGTCGTAGGTGTGGTCGGCTACAGAACGGGTATCGATTTCAAAGTGATGGCTTATGCTATGGTGGAACATGACACAAGAGCTATGATTGACGGTCAGATTCATGACATAGGTAAAGCAACTGAAACCATTGTACAAGTTAAAAAGAACCTTGAAAAACAACTAGGTGTGACATTACACAAAGCATGTATAGCGGCAGCCGGGCGTGTCCTAAAAACAGCTTTGATACATGTGGATCAGGATATGGATCCTACAATCATCATAGATGATCAACACATTAATACCCTTGAATTACTGGGTATGGAAAAAGCCCATCAACAGGTCAACACCAACCTGGACGAGGAAGAGATGGGGTATCATTGTGTAGGTTACACTGTATCAAAATACTATCTCAATGACTATGAAATCACATCACTAAAAGACCATAAGAGTAAAAAAATTAGTGCAGATGTACTGGCTACTTTCCTACCTCAAGAAGTCGTTGAGAGCTTGTACAGCGTTGTAAAAAACGCAGATATGGAAGTCTATAGTCTTACACTGGAGCCTATTGCAGCAATTCATGTGGCAATACCTGAAGAATACAGATTACTCAATATTGCTCTGGTAGATATTGGTGCAGGAACATCAGATATTGCCATCACAAAAGATGGCGGTATTATTGCCTATGGTATGATTCCTATGGCAGGCGATGAGCTAACAGAAGCTATTGTTCATCACTATTTGGTAGACTTTAATACAGCAGAAAAGATTAAAATAAAAGCTTCAACAAAATCAAAAACTGTATCTTTTAAAGATGTTATAGGGATGAAGCATACTGTAGATACCCATGAGATTAATCAAATACTTGAAGATGTATCCCAGCAACTTGCAAAGAAGATTGCCGATCGGATTATAGAACTGAACAATGGTAAATCAACCAATGCGGTCTTTGTCGTAGGTGGTGGTGGACAAGTCAAGCATTTTACAAATGTTTTGAGCCAGTCTATGGGACTCAGTCCCGAACGTGTTGCTATTAGAGGAAAAGAAGTACTGGATAGTGTGGATTTTGGTGAAACCAAAATTAAAAAAGGTCCGGAATTAATTACACCAATTGGCATCTGTTTAACCGGACTTGAGAACAATAAACATGATTTCATCCAAGTATATCTTAACGATGAACCTATAAAAATCTATGACAATAATCGTTTGACCATCATGGATGTGGTAGCATATAAAGGTATAGAACCTAAAAAATTCATTGCTAAAAAAGGTCGCACCCTTGAGTTTGAGGTGAATCAAAATCAAAGAAGAATTCCTGGTGAGCCGGGAATACCCGCTAAAATACTACTTAATAATGAAGAAGTAAGCCTAACCTCAAAAATAAAAATGCATGATTATATAACGGTCATAGAAGCCAAATCCGGGAAAGATGCGACACTATCGACATACCAATTGGTCAAGACACTAGACCTCAAAGTTTACTTTGAAGAAAAGGTCTATCCACTGGTACCGGAAATTTATGTCAATGAAATAGGGATGACCATGAATCATGACATAAAAAACAATGATGTCATAAGATTGAAGTTACCCACACTGGTCAGTTTTTTGAGAAAACATGATTTAGATGATTTTCAATATGATTATTACATCAATGGTCAACCTTCAGATGAGAAAAGCAGTTTGGCAGATCTTGATCATATATCAAAAAGAGAGAGAAAATCCCAAAAAAATAAAGGGGATGAATCCAAAGAGGGTGAAACATCAGGGAAGTGTATTTATGTATCCGTAAATGAAACACCTATAAAACTCGAAGGTAAGTCAACCTACATTTTTGTAGATATTTTCGAGGTTTATCCTTTTGATTTATCTAAACCCCAAGGCAATGTGGTATGTAAAATCAACAATGCCACCGCTTCCTATATGGGTGAAATACATGATGGTGATCATTTGGAGGTTTATTGGGAACAAATATCCTAA
- a CDS encoding TrkH family potassium uptake protein, with amino-acid sequence MNSRIVAKIIGVLLILEALMMVPSLIISIIYKEQDGVVFAMIIPLIALVGFLLSKIQCETKLIKVREGFAIVAFGWVVFSLFGSLPFYLSGSIPSFVDAFFETVSGFTTTGASILTEIESLPKGVLFWRSFTHWNGGMGILVFTVALLPKFGVGGFQIFKAESPGPVVDKIAPRINDYAKILYKTYIFITLLQISLLWFAGMNLYDAAVHTFGTVGTGGFSTKNLSVGAYDSPLIQMIIAVFMVVAGVNFSLYYALYKGKWSMVVKDRELRLYLGIVAVATFLITLNISPLYGNMLESGKYAFFQVGSIISTTGYATTDFNLWPTFSKAMLMVLMFVGGCAGSTSGSVKTIRILVLFKLIGREIARIFHPRAVIPVKLGKTSLQSNTVNSIVSFFVLYLLLFVTGTLVISLEGLDLESSASAVAATLGNIGPGFGIVGPTGNYSGFSDFSKLFLSFLMLLGRLELFTIIALIEPKRWIEEF; translated from the coding sequence ATGAATTCTCGAATCGTTGCTAAGATTATTGGGGTACTGCTAATACTTGAGGCGCTGATGATGGTGCCATCATTAATAATCTCTATTATTTATAAGGAACAAGATGGTGTTGTGTTTGCCATGATTATTCCATTGATTGCTCTGGTGGGTTTTCTCCTGTCAAAAATCCAATGTGAAACTAAGCTTATTAAAGTTAGAGAAGGCTTTGCAATCGTTGCATTTGGATGGGTTGTATTTTCCTTATTCGGTTCACTACCGTTCTATCTGTCAGGTAGCATCCCTTCTTTTGTTGATGCATTTTTCGAGACGGTTTCAGGGTTTACGACGACAGGTGCCAGTATTTTAACAGAAATAGAGAGCCTACCAAAAGGTGTTTTGTTTTGGCGGTCTTTTACCCATTGGAATGGTGGTATGGGCATTTTGGTATTTACTGTTGCGCTTTTGCCAAAGTTTGGTGTTGGTGGTTTTCAGATATTTAAGGCAGAAAGTCCAGGCCCAGTCGTGGATAAAATCGCACCTAGGATTAACGACTATGCAAAAATTCTTTATAAAACCTATATCTTTATTACCTTATTACAGATTAGTCTTTTGTGGTTTGCCGGTATGAATCTTTATGATGCAGCTGTTCATACCTTCGGTACGGTCGGTACAGGCGGTTTTTCTACTAAAAATTTAAGTGTAGGTGCTTATGACAGTCCTTTAATTCAGATGATTATAGCAGTTTTCATGGTTGTAGCAGGTGTAAATTTTTCCTTGTATTATGCCTTATATAAAGGTAAATGGTCCATGGTAGTCAAAGACCGAGAATTAAGGCTTTATTTGGGTATTGTAGCGGTTGCTACATTTCTGATTACTTTAAATATAAGCCCTTTATACGGCAATATGCTTGAATCTGGGAAATATGCTTTTTTTCAAGTCGGATCTATTATATCAACGACAGGTTATGCCACGACAGATTTTAACCTTTGGCCAACATTTAGTAAAGCCATGTTAATGGTGCTTATGTTTGTTGGGGGTTGTGCCGGATCTACTTCGGGCTCGGTTAAGACAATTCGTATTTTGGTACTTTTTAAACTTATCGGTAGAGAAATAGCACGCATATTTCATCCAAGAGCGGTTATACCTGTAAAATTAGGAAAAACAAGTTTACAAAGTAATACAGTAAACAGTATTGTAAGCTTTTTTGTACTTTATTTATTGCTTTTTGTAACTGGAACTCTGGTTATATCCCTTGAAGGTTTAGATCTAGAAAGTTCGGCCAGTGCGGTTGCTGCAACACTTGGTAACATAGGTCCCGGATTTGGCATTGTTGGACCTACCGGTAACTATAGTGGTTTTAGTGATTTTAGCAAGCTGTTCTTATCTTTTCTTATGCTCCTTGGACGTCTGGAATTATTTACAATCATTGCTCTTATCGAACCTAAGAGATGGATTGAAGAGTTCTAG
- the polA gene encoding DNA polymerase I: MKKLLLVDGNSIMNRAFYGIPLLSNSEGEYTNAVYGFINIVTKIIEDEKATHVVIAFDLKGPTFRNEIFKDYKGTRKSMPEELRPQMVLVKEVLNTMNISICEIQGFEADDVLGTLARTGEQDLFEVAILSGDKDMLQLATERTKIIIPRTKSGTTTYEQYYDRDVMDMFGVTPTEFIDVKGLMGDASDNIPGIPGVGEKTALKLISTYHTIEAAYEDREGFAKGLKGKMTEYIDQALLSRKLATIITDVDLDFSLDKSEVGEIYTKEAFDYFVRLNLNSLLGKFTDIKVEKEPDMNVEKISDIDQLERLLEGAKECYYYLFYDQSMTGLTFICDQTTYYYTDSRLIDKALIYKTINDLLMNETIKKITYDLKYQLHQIDAPMHLYAKSITDVSLMMYLINPVSSHYEIDKIAAEYGGISYMADDRFLGKGKSIKALMDIDENELIDRGVLAVRAIKQAYPKIVKEVDDKNLMGLYNTIELPLLYVLYRMEKRGIKVDGEQLKAFAERLRISIEILEKEIFEMAGENFNISSPKQLGVILFEKLALPFAKKTKTGYATSVDILEKIRPYHPIVDAVMSYRQLTKLKSTYADGLFDYIQEDGRIHSTFNQKVASTGRISSQDPNLQNIPIRLELGREIRKVFVPDEGYIFIDADYSQIELRLLAHLSEDASFIKAFREELDIHRMTASQVFHIPFEEVTDLQRRNAKAVNFGIVYGISAFGLSQDLNIGVKEAGAYIHQYFEKYPKVKSFLDACISQAKTDGYVTTMYNRIRPVPELASSNFVQRSFGERVAMNTPIQGSAADVIKIAMINVEKRLVKEKSRARLILQVHDELLIEAPIEEQEYIQSLLVEEMEQAVLISVPLTVDAHIGKNWYESK, translated from the coding sequence ATGAAAAAACTTTTACTGGTGGATGGAAATAGTATTATGAACCGAGCCTTCTATGGCATACCTTTATTAAGTAATAGTGAAGGCGAGTATACAAATGCTGTATATGGTTTTATTAATATTGTAACGAAAATAATAGAAGATGAAAAAGCGACCCATGTGGTCATAGCTTTTGACTTAAAGGGACCTACCTTTCGAAACGAAATTTTTAAAGATTATAAAGGCACAAGAAAAAGTATGCCTGAAGAACTAAGACCACAAATGGTACTTGTAAAAGAAGTATTAAACACGATGAACATATCTATATGTGAAATCCAAGGCTTTGAAGCAGATGATGTACTTGGAACATTAGCACGAACCGGAGAACAGGATCTTTTTGAAGTAGCCATATTATCCGGCGATAAAGATATGTTACAATTGGCCACAGAACGTACTAAAATTATAATTCCAAGAACGAAAAGTGGAACAACCACATACGAACAGTATTATGATAGAGATGTTATGGATATGTTCGGTGTAACACCTACAGAGTTTATTGATGTAAAGGGACTTATGGGCGATGCCTCTGATAATATACCTGGCATACCCGGTGTAGGTGAGAAAACAGCATTAAAGCTTATATCTACATATCATACAATAGAAGCCGCTTATGAAGACAGAGAGGGTTTTGCTAAAGGCCTAAAAGGGAAGATGACAGAGTATATCGATCAAGCCCTGCTGAGTCGTAAACTGGCGACAATCATAACAGATGTTGATCTTGATTTTAGTCTTGATAAAAGTGAGGTCGGTGAGATCTATACAAAAGAGGCTTTTGATTATTTTGTCAGATTGAACCTCAATTCCTTACTGGGCAAATTTACAGATATAAAAGTGGAAAAAGAACCGGATATGAATGTGGAAAAAATTAGTGACATTGATCAGTTAGAGCGTCTATTAGAGGGTGCTAAAGAATGTTATTATTATCTTTTCTATGATCAGAGTATGACCGGTCTTACTTTTATATGTGATCAGACAACCTATTATTATACGGATAGTAGGCTTATTGACAAAGCACTGATTTATAAGACCATTAATGACTTGCTCATGAATGAGACTATTAAAAAGATTACATATGATCTTAAATACCAGTTGCATCAAATTGATGCACCTATGCATCTTTATGCAAAATCTATAACCGATGTATCACTTATGATGTATCTGATTAACCCTGTATCGAGTCATTACGAAATCGATAAAATCGCTGCTGAGTATGGTGGCATATCCTACATGGCGGATGACAGATTTTTAGGTAAGGGTAAATCCATTAAAGCTTTAATGGACATTGATGAAAATGAATTAATAGACCGTGGTGTACTAGCAGTTAGAGCGATTAAGCAAGCCTATCCTAAGATAGTTAAAGAAGTTGATGATAAGAATCTGATGGGCTTATATAATACAATTGAACTACCGTTATTATATGTTTTATACCGCATGGAAAAGCGGGGTATAAAAGTGGATGGTGAACAATTAAAAGCTTTTGCTGAAAGGCTTAGAATTAGTATTGAGATTTTGGAAAAGGAAATATTTGAGATGGCAGGAGAAAACTTTAACATCTCATCCCCTAAGCAGCTGGGTGTTATTCTTTTTGAAAAACTGGCCTTACCTTTTGCTAAAAAAACGAAAACTGGCTATGCAACTTCCGTGGATATACTGGAAAAAATTAGACCGTATCATCCTATTGTGGATGCAGTCATGTCCTATAGACAACTAACAAAATTAAAATCAACTTATGCGGATGGCTTATTTGACTATATTCAGGAAGATGGACGTATACATTCGACTTTCAACCAAAAAGTTGCTTCCACCGGACGCATCAGTAGTCAAGATCCTAATTTACAAAACATACCCATACGTTTGGAACTTGGACGTGAAATAAGAAAAGTATTTGTACCGGATGAAGGCTACATTTTTATTGATGCAGATTATTCTCAGATTGAGTTAAGATTATTGGCCCATCTTTCAGAAGATGCATCCTTTATAAAAGCATTCAGAGAAGAGTTAGATATTCATAGAATGACGGCTTCACAAGTATTCCATATCCCTTTTGAAGAAGTAACCGATCTTCAAAGACGTAATGCCAAGGCCGTTAATTTTGGTATCGTTTATGGCATCAGTGCTTTTGGGTTAAGTCAAGACTTGAATATCGGTGTAAAAGAAGCAGGTGCTTATATCCATCAGTATTTTGAAAAGTATCCAAAAGTTAAAAGCTTTTTAGATGCGTGTATTAGCCAAGCAAAAACTGACGGTTATGTAACAACGATGTACAACCGCATTCGACCTGTGCCTGAACTTGCTTCAAGTAATTTTGTCCAAAGATCTTTTGGAGAAAGAGTTGCTATGAATACACCAATACAAGGTAGTGCTGCCGATGTAATAAAGATTGCTATGATTAATGTAGAAAAGAGACTGGTTAAAGAAAAGAGTCGAGCAAGACTAATTCTTCAGGTCCATGATGAACTGTTAATTGAAGCACCCATAGAAGAACAAGAATATATTCAATCACTCTTGGTTGAAGAAATGGAACAGGCGGTATTAATCAGTGTACCCTTAACCGTAGATGCCCATATAGGAAAGAACTGGTATGAATCAAAATAG
- a CDS encoding sigma-70 family RNA polymerase sigma factor produces MSAKLEHKLIKNAVNGDSKAFEKLILPYEKKVYNIAMQMFKNEQDAYDAAQEVLIKVYNNLDKFKFESAFSTWLHRLAMNTCIDEYRKRKRHLEHTTTMEVKVGLDDESITRQFVDHSLTPEQEALQNETVMEVRNAMDQLKEDQKILIIYRDIYGYSYDEIAKMLECNLGTTKSRISRARQALKDIIIKKREQTAS; encoded by the coding sequence GTGTCAGCGAAATTAGAACATAAGTTAATAAAGAATGCCGTTAATGGTGATTCTAAGGCATTTGAGAAGCTTATTCTTCCTTATGAAAAGAAAGTATATAACATTGCTATGCAAATGTTTAAGAATGAACAAGATGCCTATGATGCCGCACAAGAGGTGTTAATAAAGGTATATAATAACCTTGATAAATTCAAATTTGAATCCGCCTTTAGTACATGGCTTCATAGACTTGCTATGAACACCTGTATTGATGAGTACCGCAAACGGAAGCGTCATCTGGAACACACAACCACTATGGAAGTTAAGGTTGGTTTGGATGATGAAAGCATTACAAGGCAGTTTGTCGACCATAGCCTAACACCGGAACAAGAGGCATTGCAAAACGAAACGGTTATGGAAGTCCGCAATGCAATGGATCAGCTAAAAGAAGACCAGAAGATTTTAATTATCTATCGAGACATATACGGATACAGTTATGATGAGATTGCAAAGATGTTGGAATGTAATCTGGGTACAACCAAATCAAGAATTTCAAGAGCAAGACAAGCCCTAAAAGATATTATTATTAAAAAGCGGGAACAAACTGCCAGTTAA
- the coaE gene encoding dephospho-CoA kinase (Dephospho-CoA kinase (CoaE) performs the final step in coenzyme A biosynthesis.): MNQNSYVIGIIGGAGTGKTYMSKYLVEHLNAMFIEGDQIAHELLRDKGMIHSISEKFGDDIVENGEINRSKLGKIVFADKQSLMALNEIMHGTMFKMIEEKIRRSDHKYIILEAAVMIEAGFSKLVHGMVCLKAHKDIRLERLISSRSIDLKTAENILKSQRNDYEDYADYIFDTTEGIESIKDDLEKMMNEIREAEYEKNN; the protein is encoded by the coding sequence ATGAATCAAAATAGTTATGTTATAGGAATTATTGGGGGCGCAGGAACGGGTAAGACCTATATGAGTAAGTACCTAGTTGAACATCTGAATGCTATGTTCATTGAAGGAGATCAAATTGCTCATGAATTATTGAGGGATAAAGGGATGATCCATAGTATTTCTGAAAAATTTGGTGACGACATTGTTGAAAATGGTGAAATCAATCGTTCAAAACTAGGAAAAATCGTTTTTGCAGATAAACAATCTTTAATGGCCCTAAATGAAATTATGCACGGTACTATGTTTAAAATGATTGAGGAAAAAATCAGAAGATCAGATCATAAATATATTATACTTGAAGCAGCAGTTATGATTGAAGCCGGTTTTTCTAAGCTGGTTCATGGGATGGTGTGTCTAAAAGCTCATAAAGATATAAGGCTAGAGCGGCTTATATCTTCTAGGTCCATTGATTTAAAAACAGCAGAAAATATTCTCAAGTCACAAAGAAATGATTATGAAGATTATGCAGATTATATTTTTGATACAACTGAAGGTATAGAAAGTATCAAGGATGATCTAGAAAAAATGATGAACGAGATTAGGGAGGCAGAATATGAAAAAAATAACTAA
- a CDS encoding ABC transporter substrate-binding protein produces MKKITKLLWVFGLVMVLTGCSANQEQPNTEVDETTSEVEESQTDSGENAETEVIKTVEPTFGGTLRIASYAPKTLDPLKNDQQSVLQVLGLVYEPLFVLDETLMPIPVIVASHSFENEGATLTIKLKDNVLFHNGVKLTASDVAYTINRIKDVDYSSYKNQVRPIKNTTVVDELTLKIYYNQGYAFALSDLTFPIVSRQYVSSSDYDEMFPIGTGPYRFVEYQQMQNFDLTANLDWHGDGPYIENIKGVIMNDGQAMETLFDQKLIDIMNPSNFNWLKYSSNEEQNITSYTSSYYDFIGFNFDRPLFLDKETRQAFAYAVNREFILYDRYINHGKLVNAPIIPGSWYATGRELYYNYDMDVAKRLVESKYVDFDGDGFFDYADEAKQTSIELTMLVNKENSLRVHTADIIKKDFEALGFKILLDVVEPNLYYEKIESGDYDLLYGGWKMSQVPDYGSLFASNGLQNHIRYKSETMDQLINSIVGAYTMDQLKASVNNFETHMIEEVPYISLYFLDGAVMSGKNVYGKIHPNTEWMFHGIENLYLDF; encoded by the coding sequence ATGAAAAAAATAACTAAGCTATTATGGGTTTTTGGACTTGTGATGGTTTTAACCGGTTGCTCTGCAAATCAAGAACAGCCGAATACGGAAGTGGATGAAACCACAAGTGAAGTAGAAGAATCTCAAACAGATTCAGGTGAAAATGCAGAAACAGAAGTCATCAAAACCGTTGAACCGACTTTTGGAGGTACACTTAGAATTGCAAGCTATGCACCAAAAACACTTGATCCATTAAAAAATGATCAACAAAGTGTACTTCAGGTTCTAGGACTCGTATATGAACCACTTTTTGTTCTAGATGAGACATTGATGCCGATTCCGGTAATTGTTGCTTCTCATAGTTTTGAGAATGAAGGTGCAACACTTACCATCAAGCTAAAAGACAATGTGCTGTTCCATAATGGTGTAAAATTAACAGCATCAGACGTTGCTTATACCATCAATAGAATTAAGGATGTTGATTATTCAAGCTATAAAAATCAAGTTAGACCGATTAAAAACACAACAGTCGTGGATGAATTGACATTGAAAATCTATTATAATCAAGGATATGCTTTTGCATTAAGTGACTTAACCTTTCCCATTGTTTCAAGACAATACGTATCATCATCCGATTATGATGAAATGTTTCCAATAGGTACAGGACCCTATCGATTTGTAGAATATCAGCAAATGCAGAATTTTGATTTGACAGCAAATCTAGATTGGCATGGTGATGGACCTTATATAGAGAATATAAAAGGTGTCATCATGAATGATGGTCAGGCCATGGAAACGCTGTTTGATCAAAAACTGATTGATATCATGAACCCAAGTAATTTCAATTGGTTGAAGTATTCCAGCAATGAGGAACAGAATATTACAAGTTACACTTCGAGCTATTATGACTTTATTGGCTTTAATTTTGATCGTCCTTTGTTTTTGGATAAGGAAACACGTCAGGCTTTTGCATATGCTGTCAATCGTGAATTTATTTTATATGACCGCTATATAAATCATGGTAAACTTGTCAATGCACCTATTATTCCGGGTAGTTGGTATGCTACTGGACGTGAACTTTATTACAATTATGATATGGACGTTGCAAAGCGTCTTGTCGAAAGTAAATATGTTGATTTTGACGGAGACGGATTTTTTGACTATGCGGATGAGGCAAAGCAAACATCTATAGAACTCACCATGCTCGTCAATAAAGAAAACAGTCTTCGTGTGCATACAGCTGATATTATTAAGAAAGATTTTGAAGCTTTAGGTTTTAAGATTCTTTTGGACGTCGTTGAGCCAAATCTATATTATGAAAAAATAGAAAGTGGTGACTATGACTTATTATATGGTGGGTGGAAAATGTCCCAAGTTCCGGATTACGGCTCATTGTTTGCAAGTAACGGATTACAAAATCATATTCGTTATAAGTCAGAAACCATGGATCAATTGATTAACAGTATCGTTGGTGCCTATACGATGGATCAGCTAAAAGCATCTGTAAATAATTTTGAAACGCATATGATAGAAGAAGTACCATATATCTCTTTGTATTTTTTAGATGGCGCGGTTATGAGTGGAAAAAATGTATATGGTAAGATTCATCCCAATACAGAATGGATGTTTCATGGCATTGAAAATTTGTACTTAGATTTTTAA
- a CDS encoding anti-sigma factor family protein, whose amino-acid sequence MMECIKAREWIHQHMDKSLDHSNEVLLMAHIEDCDVCRKDYEILMSIHQVLQSTDEVDLPSDFHERLMKKIERPKKRQNIVFLKQLNIAAVIVFVLVFSLIGLNNLNQEKNMSNDEVSEEMLSMSALSDDSGDVGVAMEATESEDASLSRASNENERSQKATSDSLLQEVDHLYGNDLFGVPYDKGWVIVMVGGILILGLLIGYIKLKF is encoded by the coding sequence ATGATGGAGTGTATAAAAGCCCGAGAATGGATACACCAACACATGGACAAAAGTTTGGATCATAGTAATGAAGTACTATTGATGGCACATATAGAAGATTGTGATGTTTGTCGTAAAGACTATGAAATCCTCATGTCTATCCATCAAGTACTTCAATCGACAGATGAAGTTGATTTGCCTTCTGATTTTCATGAACGTTTGATGAAAAAAATAGAACGCCCTAAAAAAAGACAAAATATTGTATTCTTAAAACAGCTTAACATTGCTGCTGTCATTGTTTTTGTATTGGTCTTTAGTTTAATTGGACTTAATAACCTGAATCAAGAAAAAAATATGAGTAATGATGAAGTTTCAGAAGAAATGCTATCCATGTCCGCCTTAAGTGATGATAGTGGGGATGTAGGTGTTGCAATGGAAGCAACTGAATCTGAGGATGCCTCTTTATCAAGAGCATCGAATGAAAATGAGCGCAGTCAGAAAGCTACAAGTGATAGCTTACTACAAGAGGTTGATCATCTGTATGGGAACGATTTATTTGGCGTTCCATATGACAAAGGTTGGGTCATCGTAATGGTAGGTGGTATCCTCATCTTAGGATTACTCATAGGGTATATCAAATTAAAATTCTAA